Proteins from one Gossypium raimondii isolate GPD5lz chromosome 8, ASM2569854v1, whole genome shotgun sequence genomic window:
- the LOC105770522 gene encoding L-lactate dehydrogenase B, giving the protein MQKSPSASSLGPGGLDLAQAFFKPIQNCDPPSSTKRHTKISVIGVGNVGMAIAQTILTQDLADELALVDAKSDKLRGEMLDLQHAAAFLPRTKINASVDYSVTAGSDLCIVTAGARQNPGESRLNLLQRNVALFSNIIPPLAKYSPDSILLIVSNPVDVLTYVSWKLSGFPSNRVIGSGTNLDSSRFRFLIADHLDVNAQDVQAFIVGEHGDSSVALWSSISIGGVPVLSFLKNQQIAYEKQTLENIHKAVVESAYEVISLKGYTSWAIGYSVANLARSLLRDQRKIHPVSVLAKGFYGIDGGEVFLSLPAQLGRGGVLGVTNIHLTDEEVQRLRKSAETILEVQSQLGL; this is encoded by the exons ATGCAAAAGAGTCCTTCAGCTTCTTCCTTGGGTCCAGGTGGTCTAGACCTGGCTCAAGCCTTCTTCAAGCCCATCCAAAACTGCGATCCACCTTCCTCCACCAAGCGCCATACCAAGATCTCCGTCATCGGAGTTGGGAACGTCGGTATGGCTATCGCCCAAACTATCCTCACCCAGGACTTAGCCGATGAACTCGCCCTCGTCGACGCCAAGTCTGACAAGCTCCGCGGCGAAATGCTCGATCTCCAACACGCCGCGGCGTTCCTCCCACGCACTAAAATCAACGCGTCCGTTGATTACTCCGTCACCGCTGGATCTGATCTGTGTATTGTCACTGCTGGCGCCCGTCAAAACCCTGGCGAGTCTAGGCTGAATCTGCTGCAGAGGAACGTTGCTCTGTTTTCGAACATTATTCCTCCACTGGCAAAGTACTCGCCGGATTCGATTCTATTGATTGTTTCGAATCCGGTGGATGTGCTAACTTACGTGTCTTGGAAACTGTCGGGATTTCCATCGAATCGGGTCATCGGTTCGGGAACAAACTTGGATTCGTCGAGGTTTCGGTTCTTGATCGCCGATCATTTGGACGTCAACGCTCAGGATGTGCAG GCCTTCATAGTTGGTGAGCATGGAGACAGCTCGGTAGCACTCTGGTCTAGCATTAGTATTGGTGGAGTGCCGGTGTTAAGCTTCCTAAAGAACCAGCAAATTGCCTACGAAAAGCAGACCCTTGAGAACATTCACAAAGCTGTTGTTGAGAGTGCGTATGAGGTGATTAGTCTCAAAGGGTACACTTCTTGGGCAATTGGCTACTCAGTGGCTAACTTGGCTAGAAGTCTACTTAGAGATCAGCGGAAAATCCACCCAGTCTCAGTCCTTGCCAAGGGGTTTTACGGTATCGACGGTGGTGAAGTTTTCTTGAGCTTGCCAGCACAGCTCGGTAGAGGTGGAGTCTTGGGCGTCACCAATATCCATTTGACTGATGAGGAGGTGCAAAGGCTTAGGAAATCGGCTGAGACCATTCTTGAAGTTCAAAGTCAGTTGGGATTGTAA